The sequence below is a genomic window from Selenomonas ruminantium subsp. lactilytica TAM6421.
CCGCGGCGACAACCTTATGACCTATCAGTATCAATATAATGACCATGAAGATGCTGAAATCACCGTGGTCAATATCTACAGTGAAACCGGCGAGGAAATCACGATTCCCCTCGACCAGCGTTTCACCATCATCCAGAATATGCAGCTTTGCTACAAAAAATATGACAAACTCAAACGCGCCCAGGAACTTTTGCAGGTACAGCGACAGGAATGCGAAGCTTCCATCAGCTATCTCGAAAGCATTGACACATCCCTTAATGCCTCCTCCAGCTTAGGCGAAATCGCTGAAATCCATAATGAACTGGTGGAAGGCGGCTACCTGCGGGAGAAGCTCAAGCGCAAGAACAACGACAAGCCCTCCCATCCCTTCCGCTTTACCGCTCCCAATGGCATGCAGATCCTTGTGGGCAAGAACAATTACCAGAACGACAAGCTGACCTGCAAGACAGCCAGCTTCAACGACACCTGGTTCCATACCCAGAATATCCCCGGCTCCCATGTCATCCTGCGCAATGGAGGCGAAGAACTGGACGAAGACACCATCCTGCTGGCGGCCAGCCTTGCCGCCCACTTCAGCAAGGCTCAGGGCTCTTCCAAAGTTCCCGTGGACTACACGGAAATCCGCTATGTCAAGAAACCCTCCGGCAGCAAACCGGGTTTTGTGATCTTCACCAACCAGAAAACCCTCTATATCACGCCGGATGAACAGGAACTGGCCCCCATCCTCGCACAAGATCCACAACAATAAAGCATCAAAATTGAACTTCCCCCGCCAGTGGAGACTTATTCCTAAGCGATTTACACGCTCGCGCGTACTAGCGCAGGAATAAGTCTCCACTAGCGGGGGCATCTCTTTATCATAATGCCATCACGAGCATACAAATGAAAACCTGCGCCCTGGCGTTATGTATTTCAGCATGAACAGTTCACATTCGGCCACCCGCCCCACTACATTCACCCGTGTATCAGGGGGCTGGGATTTTTTGATTATCTGCAGCTCGCCCATATAGCGCAGATAATCCTTGTTGTCGATGGTAATGGCCCCCCGCCGGCGTTCCTTGTTGTTCTCTGGCACCACCGTCCCCTGCAGCAGCCCCCGGCTTTCCTGAGCGCGGATGGCATCCCGGGCTTCATCCTCCCGGGCCGTAAAAGTATGCCGTAAAAGCTCCCGCTGCACCGCATCTTCGGTTAAGAAAGTTGCCTCTACCGCCACTTCATCGGCATGCAATCTGCCCAAAACCTGTAATTCAGAGGTCAGGGGCAAGCTGTCGCTCAAAAACACTGAATCCACCCCCAAGGCTGCCATATGCCGGGCTGCCCTGTCCGTCTGCCAGAGGCGATGGGCTTCCAATGTGGGCAGGCCTTCAAACAGCGGCCCCCGCTGTTTGCCATGACTGGGCACAAAGGCTCCCACCTTTATCCCTGCTTCTTTGAGCAGGTCATTTTTTTTGCACAGGACCGACTCACTAAGACCTGTGCCCTGCCGCGGATAGAAATTATGCAGGGCATCGATATGTGAAAAATCCGTTCCTGCTTCTTTCAGCGCCGTCAAAATCGTTTCCGTCACCGTGCTGGCATTAAGCTGCAAACGTATGCCCATTTCGTTATGGCTGAGCTGAGCAATCTGCTCTGGCTCATAGCCATAGTCCAGCCGCAGGGTAGTGATTCCCAGCTTCTGGAAAGCCTCCAGACTGAATTCCGGCAGTTCCAGCATTTCCAAGGTTCTTGGGGAAATATCGGAAATGATCTCCATATCGTGTTCTCTGGCCGCCTGCAAAAGGGTGGCCAGTTCTTTTTTCAGCACAGCCGTGTCGGTTTCGGGAATATGCAGGGACGTGAACACCCGGCGAATGCCGCAGGCAGCCGCCGCTTCCAGCAGCTGCAGATTTTCTGCCAGCGTATTGTCCAGTCCCGGATAAAGCGAAATGCCATTTTCCATCAGCCTACCCCCCTCTGTTGCAGCGCTGCGCCCAAATGACCATGAGCCTTGCCCAGATATTCCTGTCCCGTGGCAAAATCCGTACCCGTCAGATGGATAAAGATGGCCAGCTTGGCATTGCCCTGCGCTTCCATAAGTGCCGCGATGCTTTCCTCCCGGCTGCAGCCTGTGGCCTCCATCACAATGCGCCGTGCCCGCTCCTCCAGCTTTTTGTTGGAGGTTTTGACATCCACCATCAGATTGCCATAGACCTTGCCCAATTTGATCATGGTGCCGGTGGACAACATATTGAGCACCAATTTCTGTGCCGTGCCCGCCTTCATGCGGGTGGAACCTGTGACCACCTCGGCCCCGGTAACCGGCACCAGCACGATATCGGCAAAGTCACCGATGGCCGGCTCCGGTGAGCAGGCCAGAGCGATCGTTGCCGCCCCCACATCCTTTGCATATTGCAGGCCGCCGATAACATAGGGGGTACGCCCGGAAGCCGCGATACCCACCAGCACATCCTTGGCTGAAAAATCCTTTTCCCGCAGATCCTTCTGCCCCAGCTCCGGACTGTCCTCAGCCCCTTCCTGTGCTTTGAAGATAGCCGGGATCCCCCCGGCAATCAGCCCCTGTACCAGTTCCGGCTCCACGCCATAGGTAGGCGGGCACTCGGAGGCATCGAGGATGCCCAGCCGCCCGGAGGTGCCAGCTCCCATATAGAAGAGCCGCCCGCCCTTTGACAGCCTATCTGTAATCACATCCACGGCTTTGGCAACCTCCGGCAGGATCTTTTCCACAGCTAGGGCGACCTTCTTATCCTCCTCATTGATAACCTGCAGCATGGATAAGGTGGATAGTTCATCAATATGAGCGGTGGCCGGATTGCGTCTTTCCGTGCTTAATTTCTGCAAATCGATCATGGATTAGTTACGACTCCTTTTCTTCAGCGGGATCATCAAATCCCAGCAGATATGTGGCAATAAAACCGGCGATATAGGCAACGACAATGCCCAGCAGGTAAATCGGAATATTATTGGTCGTCCCCGCCAGCGGCAAACCGGATATGCCCATGGCCGAAGCGCCCACCATGAAATGTGCCTGCACGGCGCCGCCAAAAGCCCCACCGATACAAGCGCCGATAAAGGGCCGCCCCAAAGGCAGAGTAACGCCGTAAATCAAAGGCTCTCCCACCCCCATCAGACCAACGGGCAAAGCCGAGACCACGGTTTTCCGCAGAAACTCGTTCTTACTCTTGACATAGACCGCTATGGCTGCGCCTACCTGACCGGCTCCCGCCATGGCCAGAATCGGCAGCAGGATGGTCACGCCATACTGAGCAATCAGATCTGCATGGATGGGCGTCAGGGCCTGATGAATCCCCATCATGACCATGGGCAGCCACATGCCGGCCAAGATAAAGCCCACCACCGCGCCGCCGGAACCCACTGCTCCCGTAGCCGCCGT
It includes:
- a CDS encoding DUF871 domain-containing protein, producing MENGISLYPGLDNTLAENLQLLEAAAACGIRRVFTSLHIPETDTAVLKKELATLLQAAREHDMEIISDISPRTLEMLELPEFSLEAFQKLGITTLRLDYGYEPEQIAQLSHNEMGIRLQLNASTVTETILTALKEAGTDFSHIDALHNFYPRQGTGLSESVLCKKNDLLKEAGIKVGAFVPSHGKQRGPLFEGLPTLEAHRLWQTDRAARHMAALGVDSVFLSDSLPLTSELQVLGRLHADEVAVEATFLTEDAVQRELLRHTFTAREDEARDAIRAQESRGLLQGTVVPENNKERRRGAITIDNKDYLRYMGELQIIKKSQPPDTRVNVVGRVAECELFMLKYITPGRRFSFVCS
- the murQ gene encoding N-acetylmuramic acid 6-phosphate etherase → MIDLQKLSTERRNPATAHIDELSTLSMLQVINEEDKKVALAVEKILPEVAKAVDVITDRLSKGGRLFYMGAGTSGRLGILDASECPPTYGVEPELVQGLIAGGIPAIFKAQEGAEDSPELGQKDLREKDFSAKDVLVGIAASGRTPYVIGGLQYAKDVGAATIALACSPEPAIGDFADIVLVPVTGAEVVTGSTRMKAGTAQKLVLNMLSTGTMIKLGKVYGNLMVDVKTSNKKLEERARRIVMEATGCSREESIAALMEAQGNAKLAIFIHLTGTDFATGQEYLGKAHGHLGAALQQRGVG